The genomic DNA CGACCAGCCCGGCGACCACATTGACTGGAGCAACACCCTGCTGATGGTGACCAGTGACCATGGCAACAGCTACATGCGCCTCAACCCCGAGCTGCCCATGACCAAGGGCGATCTCCCCGCGAGCGAAGAAATCATCGCCTGGAATCAGGCCCCCGCGCCCGGCGTCACCCCCATCGTCACCTATGCGACCGGCAGCCACACCAACGAGCTCGTCAGCCTCTACGTCAAAGGCGCTGCCGCCGACCTCTTCACCACCCGGGAAGGATCCTGGTATCCCGGCACCAACCTCCTCGACAACACCCAGATCCACGAGGTGATGCACGAATTCGCCTTCACCTGGGAATACGCCGGGTGGCGCCCCGGCATGCCCCGCGCCCCCTTCGTCAGCCCGGTTCGCGCCGCCCGCTGATCGCCGGCGTCCGCCCTTGAACGCAAAACGGCCCCCGCTTCTCACGGAGCAGGGGCCGAAATTTTTTCGGGGCGCGGGGCAGGGAGCGCAAAAAAAAAGCCGGTTACGGGGGAGGTGTCCCGTAACCGGCCAAGGGGGGTGGAACAAGAGGGAGGTATGAAGAGGGAGTCTTCATGGGTATCGCCGAGCCGCCTGCCACAACAGCCCGTCGATGGTTGAAGGATAGCGAAAGAGGCCGGCGGCCGCCACGTTGCAACCCGTAAAATTGGCGGCGGACAGAAGCATTACCCGGCTGTGCGAATGCACGGATGAATGATTCGGTTGCGCCGAGGGGAAGAGGATGCGGCTTCCTTCAGCCGTCCCCAGGAGAATCGGCTCGGAAATGCCGATTTTTCCGTTTTAGCTTTCCGGCAAGGGGGTAAACTCGGTTTCCCCGGGAATTGAAGGGAAGAGCCCTGCTTTCCATGCGGTTTTGGCTCTTTCGATAAGATCCTTGCGGGTGGCGACCAGGTTCCACCAGACGGTTCTTTTGCCCAAAGGTTTTCCGCCGATGACCACTAGGCGGCTGTCCTCGACGGCGGTCAGTTCGATGCCCGGATCCGGAGTAAAAGCGGCCATGCAATACTGGGGGATAGCGGTATTTCTTGTCTCGATAAGGCCGGAGACGACGTAAACCGCCCGCTCTTCCACCCCGTCGGGCAGGGCCAGCACCGCCCCTTTTTCAATCCGGGCTTCAAAATAAAGGGTCGGGGAGCAGGTCCTGACGGGGGAACTCACCCCGAACGCCTCGCCGAGCAAGATACGCAAGGCGATGCCGTCTCCGTCGATGGTTGGAAGCTGGTGGGCGTCATAGTGGGAAAATGACGGATTCGTTTCCTCAAGTTTTTCGGGAAGGGCGACCCACAACTGTAGGGCGTGGACAACCTGCCCCGACTCACGCAGGGCGGGTGGCGTCCGCTCCGAATGGACAATGCCGCGTCCAGCCGTCATCCAATTGATTTCCGCGGGCCGAATTGGCTGTACGTTGCCGAGGTTGTCCCGATGGAGAATTTCCCCCTCGAAGAGGTAGGTGACGGTGGCCAGGCCGATATGCGGGTGGGGACGGACATCGATTCCGGTGCCGGGCGGAAAATAGGTCGGACCAAGGTGGTCGAAAAAGACGAAAGGACCCAGGGATTTTAATGTATCGGCGGGCAGTAGTCGGCGAACGGCAACGCCGCCCAGATCTTTTTCCAGGGCGGGGATGATGGCGCGAATGGCCGAGCAAGGGCCGCCATTTCCGGTTTCGCGGTGGGGACCGTGATTAAATACGTCGCTCATAAAGGGCTCCTTACCGAAAATGGTTTTGAAAAATATATCATAATTTCAAGCAGATGAATTTTGATCCTGGTCGTTGTCAAGAAATGCCGAAAGTTCTCACCGTCTTGGTTTTTCCTCGACACGATTTTGAACATCAGGCTACTATTCAGTTGTAAAACAGGATTTTTCAAGCGGGGATTTCGTTGCGGGAAGCGACAAGGTGAAGATCATTGGGTGCACGATAGGCATTTTTAATGATTGGTTACATGCGCGCAAGACATCGAAGCGCGGTTGCCCATGACGGCGTTTTTTGCCGGAGCCGTTTAAAGCCGGGTAAAAGTTTTTTTTGATAGGGATGAGTCATGAAGGTCGGCTTTTGGGCTTCGATCCGAAAACATCTTGTGCTGATTGTGCTCATGGCGGTCTTGCCCGCGTTGGCCATCATTCTCTATTGCGGCTTGGATCAGCGGCAACAGGCGATAGAATCGGCTGAGCGCGAAATCACGCTGCTGGCGCGGAATATCCGCGAAGCCCATATGGGCCAGCTCGAAGCCGTGCGGCAGACGCTGGCCACCCTGGCGCAAGTCCCCGCCGTGCAAAACCTCGATCCCCAGGCCAGCAGCGATTTTTTTCGTTTGGTGGCCGCGCGGGTGCCGGGGATCTTTAATCTCACGGCCTCCACGGTCGATGGCGAGGTCTTCGCCTCGGGCAGGACTTTTGCCGCGACCTCCCTGGCGGACCGCAAGCATTTCCGCGAAGCCCTGTCACATGAGGATTTCGCCGCCGGGGAATATCTGCTGACCCGGATCGGCGGCGAAACTCCCACGTTTCCCTATGCCTATCCGGTGCTCGACCCGGCCGGAGTTCCCCGGGCGGTTTTGACCCTGACGCTGAAGCTGGAGCATCTGGCGCGATTGTACGAAACGGTTCCGCTGCCGGAAGGCTCCTTCATCGCCATTACCGATCATCGCGGAGTCCGGCTTTCCTATTATCCGGCGCGGGATGAAACCAACCCGGTCGGCCGGCCAATCGCCCCTGAGGCCTGGGCCCTTGCCGAGAAAAATCCCGAACAGGGCTTTGGCAGGGTCCGGGCTTCCGACGGACGAACCAGGCTGGTCGCCTACCAGGCGGTCCGACTCGCTCCCGGCGAGGCGCCCTATATGTACATGTGGGCCGGCGTTCCCGAAGACCACATCCTCGAAGGCGCCGATCGCATTCTCCTCCACAATCTGTTGCTCATGGCCGGTTCCATTGTGGCCGCGCTGGTCTTTTCCTGGTGGCTGGGCAAGAAGACCATTGTCGAGCCGGTACGCATGCTGGTGGCGGTCACTGAGGATTTCGCCCAGGGGGACTTTCAGGCGCGCGGCAACTTGCCCGATGCCGACGGCGAGTTGGGGATGCTCGCACGGTCCTTCGGCCGCATGGCGGAAAGCCTGGAAAAAAGCCGGGAATCCCTGCGGTCGTCGGAAGAACGCTATCGAACTTTGTTCGAATGCAGCGCCGACGGTCTGCTGATCGCCGATATGACGACCCGGCGCTTCAAATACGCCAATCCCATGATCTGTTCGATGCTTGGCTATACGGAAGAAGAATTGCTCGGCATGGGGGTTGAGGATATTCATCCACAAATGGCGTTGGCGGAGGCGATCTCGGAGTTTGAAAAAATCGTGGGGAAAAATCTTTTGCATTCCCGAAATGTTCCCTGCCGCCGCAAGGATGGGTCGATTTTCTTTGCCGACATCAATGCCACCATTCTCGATCTGGACGGAACCCCCTGTCGCCTGGGGATGTTCCGTGACGTCAGCGAGCGTAAGCTCGATGAAGAACGTCTTAGGCATCTGGCGATGCACGATGAGTTGACCGGCCTGGCCAATCGCACCCTGTTGCAGGATCGTCTGGAGAATGCCATTCATTACGCCCAGCGCTCCGACAGGTTTGTGGGGGTGTTGATGCTCGACCTCGACCGCTTCAAAGAGATCAATGACAGTTTCGGCCACGATTTCGGCGACAAGCTGCTGTGCGCGGTGGCGCAGCGGCTGGTGAATACCGTGCGCGAAGCGGATACGGTGGCGCGACTGGGCGGAGACGAATTCGTCATCCTGCTGGCGGAGCTGCCGGATGCGGAACGGGTGGCCAAGATCGCCGACAAGATCCTGCGCCACCTGGCCGAGCCCCTGTGGATCGATGGTCGCGATATCCAGCTGACGGCCAGCCTCGGCGGCAGCCTTTATCCCCGGGACGGCTTTGATGGCGAAACCCTGATCCGTTACGCCGACATGGCTATGTACCAGGCCAAAAAAAGCGGCCGGAACCGTTTCGCTCTCTACGACGCCGCCATGGGTTTGAACGGGGAGGCTGGGGAAGAAGGCTGAAATTTCAGCGTGTGGCATCGTTGTTTTATCAAAAAAAACAAAAGGGTCCGGACGTTTTCGTCCGGACCCTTTGTCATAAAAACTCGCTGGAACCTCTCAGGAATGGGGGCAGTCCAGCTCCCCGTCGGGGGAGGTCGGCGCGTGGTAGCGCAGGTGGATGACGGCGCCGGCCGGGGGAGTCAGGGGCAGGTGGGTGCGGAAGGGGAGTTCGAGCAGGCCCCGGCGTTTGGAGGAGAGCCCCGCGACCCGAATCTGTTCCTGGGCCAGCCGTGTGCCGTCGGGAGTGCAGATGACGAGATCCATATGTCCCGGCATGGGAAGCTCATGCAGGCGCTTGAGTCGGCCGCTGATCATCAAGCCCTCCCCTTGCCCGTAGGCCCGGGCCGTGCTGATCGAGACCGAGCCCCCGGGCAGGGCCAGGGTTGGATATTCCCGAACCGCGTCCGCCTTTGCCGACGAAAGGCCGCTTGGGGCGGTGCAGGCGGAAAGGGTCAAGGCGAGCAGGGGGATGAAGAGTTTCCGAAGTTTTTTCATTTGTCGATCTCCTGGGGTTGCGGTTCCGTCGTTTTTTGGCCGAAGGCCAGATAGAGGGCCGGCAGGACGAAGAGGGTGAGCAGGGTCGAGGTCAGCACGCCGCCGATGACGACCGTGGCCAGGGGGCGC from Desulfuromonas acetexigens includes the following:
- a CDS encoding pirin family protein, whose protein sequence is MSDVFNHGPHRETGNGGPCSAIRAIIPALEKDLGGVAVRRLLPADTLKSLGPFVFFDHLGPTYFPPGTGIDVRPHPHIGLATVTYLFEGEILHRDNLGNVQPIRPAEINWMTAGRGIVHSERTPPALRESGQVVHALQLWVALPEKLEETNPSFSHYDAHQLPTIDGDGIALRILLGEAFGVSSPVRTCSPTLYFEARIEKGAVLALPDGVEERAVYVVSGLIETRNTAIPQYCMAAFTPDPGIELTAVEDSRLVVIGGKPLGKRTVWWNLVATRKDLIERAKTAWKAGLFPSIPGETEFTPLPES
- a CDS encoding diguanylate cyclase domain-containing protein, with the protein product MKVGFWASIRKHLVLIVLMAVLPALAIILYCGLDQRQQAIESAEREITLLARNIREAHMGQLEAVRQTLATLAQVPAVQNLDPQASSDFFRLVAARVPGIFNLTASTVDGEVFASGRTFAATSLADRKHFREALSHEDFAAGEYLLTRIGGETPTFPYAYPVLDPAGVPRAVLTLTLKLEHLARLYETVPLPEGSFIAITDHRGVRLSYYPARDETNPVGRPIAPEAWALAEKNPEQGFGRVRASDGRTRLVAYQAVRLAPGEAPYMYMWAGVPEDHILEGADRILLHNLLLMAGSIVAALVFSWWLGKKTIVEPVRMLVAVTEDFAQGDFQARGNLPDADGELGMLARSFGRMAESLEKSRESLRSSEERYRTLFECSADGLLIADMTTRRFKYANPMICSMLGYTEEELLGMGVEDIHPQMALAEAISEFEKIVGKNLLHSRNVPCRRKDGSIFFADINATILDLDGTPCRLGMFRDVSERKLDEERLRHLAMHDELTGLANRTLLQDRLENAIHYAQRSDRFVGVLMLDLDRFKEINDSFGHDFGDKLLCAVAQRLVNTVREADTVARLGGDEFVILLAELPDAERVAKIADKILRHLAEPLWIDGRDIQLTASLGGSLYPRDGFDGETLIRYADMAMYQAKKSGRNRFALYDAAMGLNGEAGEEG